A genome region from Salvelinus sp. IW2-2015 unplaced genomic scaffold, ASM291031v2 Un_scaffold1433, whole genome shotgun sequence includes the following:
- the LOC112070819 gene encoding golgin subfamily A member 4, whose amino-acid sequence MITVLQTQVALMKKRLKGVPGGAVAPEVVHALQTEDDSGSAPQSPSTDTAGGSADPSKSIEVLQKRVVHQENLLQKCKELLRTYKERNTQLTSENDTLQESLQELEKTKELYTTRLHGAENLIEQLEQDKGMVIAETKRQMHETLEMKEEEIALLRSRSKMAVAQTEELQEQKEKSEKAAFEELEKALAVGQRAEEARRLLQLQLQEQVKEVERAGEEERRSLQQELTRVKQEVVTIMKKSSEEKMAEMNKLHSEALASKEQEVSARINQAVEQCKEELAQAIKDKEQQSALALEDSELQKAAIETESETKANEIKLELETARTRIVELESSLEKYSQPGSVPSTDDLSTPMEELRKKHKDEVTALEEKHCEEMEKHKLELHQEALAQHNAAMEELRAKHRAEVETILKEKEVQLQAHEEEMNQKTVEKLDVKQTQLEALSFELQEVLRIKQVLGERLDAVENAGGSARQELEQRLQEVLTKHSTDIEEIKLQHEQSLGGMEKMLKDELNKLTIVLKEKEKELEAQLVCEKSLKEESKMVLQDRNVKVKELEELRKSLKQAQSEKKGLEKSNAQLSKIRDELSECRSQLKDFVHKLETTQSDCQQKEDSLQQKVQELEEXEKQLQQAKKELSEQDKSYTDELNTKQEEEKRLKKHLEDQKAAHEKKVDNIKKDMEAKWKSQETKMENFKTKTKEMQDKFKKKLQEQNESLKKQLSKKESELQQKEQKLKEKFLESQTSSEGLSSAMYQLESNHKDELEKMCEVHKQEKEKLENHWQEKMGQQEEEMQEKYTQILQEKLQEVEEVNQQLGTTMEEKEQVVKDLKEELVMRQTTVQKLQAELKEAAVKMESLSQAETMFKKQMDAVERNLNTALNERNSFQDQLNKTENKAREKLKSLSERFVDTEKQLQALEASKGKEGEAVQRSLEQHSLQLEVKENEMQKQFAGISKELMRYCRDIEASIEDGTKELSERVESRVSELKDRVLGNQKKIAHLKNVILTKVDRIHTLEKQLQQSTEGKKNLCSSLEQITFQLNVHKDDIKALTAERESLQREAENHSQALSEKVICIEQLSEENQTISENVKTNVVYISNLESIINDLKTQLAGSLTGKDEDISLLDQQHKEERERLVCRMAETIDRLEKEKKYAVEQADAFKNNLTXFKRKAESKFSQNHNTVKSLQTRHDDMEKQISEKDEALQRLMASIDNQSISKSEMDQVLSKKEQKVNALTLEVESCNSRLIELKDQLVLKTKESEQLTADLKQQHSIREREKRELTERLQQTQEQFRTQNGTLVQVTEEKWQSMERENQTXKKELERQREXFDKMKAEILETNDESLKVAEEKLSNDNAGKVAELKKKAEQKISQIRKQLTSQLEEKEKTVKALRTQLEETKVDKATEKQGEETLEEKGKSLEEAMAKMKEEQEKHIEQIHSDERLEKESSLQSLKDMYEEKLSLLQKDILNQEKALAKCKEEQEKHLEQLRNDERLAKESLKNMYEGKLLSYRRDVSNQEQTKADETVSXLKVEMKLKEVEEEKVNLLAEISRLKEDLLEKTALIEQQNTELARLETQGQNAVEVVAHCTAEQTKSLTADKENXSLTQEDGDAESLLSMQNKLTEAVQEKQKLQKYLRTLRKEHQQDLEYVKKELTQENEKKIMLEVEDLEMKHNSSLKQLMREFNTQMALKEQELTAAVKETIGKAQSVEVELMDSHREETNQLQKVIAQKDDDLNRTVQRYEQVLQSREEEMGDVVCQVQKKLEDLQARTHSASGEIGVEELQAPAS is encoded by the exons ATGATTACTGTGCTTCAGACACAG GTGGCCCTGATGAAGAAGCGTCTGAAGGGGGTCCCTGGTGGAGCTGTGGCCCCTGAGGTTGTTCACGCTCTCCAGACTGAAGATGACTCCGGGTCTGCCCCACAGAGCCCCTCCACAGACACAG CAGGGGGAAGCGCTGACCCATCTAAAAGCATTGAGGTACTGCAGAAGAGGGTGGTGCACCAGGAGAATCTGCTCCAGAAGTGTAAGGAGCTGCTGAGGACATACAAAGAGCGCAACACCCAGTTGACCAGTGAGAACGACACTTTGCAAGAGAGTCTACAGGAGCTGGAGAAAACCAAG GAGCTGTACACCACTCGGCTGCATGGTGCTGAGAACCTCATagaacagctggagcaggacaAG GGCATGGTGATTGCAGAGACGAAGCGTCAGATGCATGAGACTCtggagatgaaggaggaggagattgcCCTGCTCCGCTCCAGAAGCAAGATGGCCGTCGCCCAGACAGAAGAACTGCAGGAGCAGAAGGAGAAGTCTGAAAAAGCTG CGTTTGAGGAGCTGGAGAAGGCTCTGGCTGTGGGCCAAAGGGCTGAGGAGGCGCGGAGGCTGCTGCAGCTCCAGCTACAGGAGCAGGTGAAGGAGGTGGAGAGGGctggggaggaggaaaggaggagtctGCAGCAGGAGCTCACCAGGGTCAAGCAGGAGGTGGTCACCATCATGAAG AAATCCTCAGAGGAGAAGATGGCAGAGATGAACAAGCTACATAGTGAAGCACTGGCAAGTAAAGAACAGGAGGTCAGCGCTCGAATCAACCAGGCTGTG gagCAGTGCAAAGAGGAACTGGCCCAGGCTATCAAGGATAAGGAGCAGCAGTCAGCTCTGGCCCTGGAAGACTCAGAGCTGCAGAAGGCTGCCATAGAGACCGAGTCAGAGACCAAGGCTAATGAGATAAAGCTGGAGCTGGAGACCGCCAGAACT AGAATAGTGGAACTCGAGAGCTCTCTGGAAAAGTACTCCCAACCTGGATCAGTTCCATCAACAGATGATCTCTCTACTCCGATGGAGGAGCTAAGGAAGAAACACAAGGACGAGGTGACTGCACTAGAGGAGAAGCACTGCGAGGAGATGGAGAAGCACAAGCTAGAGCTGCATCAGGAGGCCTTAGCCCAACACAATGCTGCTATGGAGGAGCTCAGGGCAAAACACAGAGCTGAAGTGGAGACCATCTTGAAGGAGAAAGAGGTCCAGTTACAAGCCCATGAAGAGGAAATGAACCAGAAGACAGTGGAGAAGCTGGATGTGAAACAGACTCAGCTGGAAGCCCTTTCCTTTGAGCTCCAGGAGGTGTTGAGGATCAAACAGGTTCTCGGGGAGAGACTGGATGCAGTTGAAAACGCTGGTGGGTCAGCCAGGCAGGAGTTGGAGCAGAGGCTGCAGGAGGTGCTGACCAAGCACAGTACAGATATCGAGGAGATCAAGCTGCAGCATGAGCAGTCCCTGGGAGGAATGGAGAAGATGCTAAAAGACGAACTCAACAAGTTGACGATAGtgctgaaggagaaagagaaagagcttGAGGCTCAACTTGTCTGTGAGAAAAGCCTGAAAGAAGAGTCCAAGATGGTTCTTCAAGACAGGAATGTGAAGGTTAAAGAATTGGAGGAGCTTAGAAAGAGTTTAAAGCAGGCCCAATCAGAAAAGAAGGGCCTTGAGAAATCTAACGCCCAACTCAGTAAGATTAGAGATGAACTCTCAGAGTGCAGGAGTCAATTAAAAGATTTTGTGCATAAACTGGAAACAACTCAAAGTGACTGCCAGCAGAAAGAGGACTCTCTTCAACAAAAGGTACAGGAGCTTGAAGAGRTAGAGAAGCAGTTGCAGCAGGCTAAGAAGGAGCTCTCTGAACAGGATAAATCTTACACTGACGAACTGAACACTAAGCAAGAGGAAGAAAAACGACTAAAGAAACACCTGGAGGACCAGAAGGCTGCTCATGAGAAGAAGGTGGACAACATTAAGAAAGACATGGAGGCCAAGTGGAAATCACAGGAGACAAAGATGGAGAATTTTAAAACTAAGACCAAAGAGATGCAGGATAAATTTAAGAAGAAGCTTCAGGAGCAAAACGAATCTTTGAAAAAGCAACTGTCGAAGAAGGAGTCAGAGCTACAGCAGAAAGAACAAAAACTTAAAGAAAAGTTCCTGGAGTCTCAGACAAGTTCAGAAGGCCTGAGCAGTGCTATGTACCAGCTTGAGTCCAATCACAAGGATGAACTAGAGAAGATGTGTGAAGTCCATAAGCAAGAGAAGGAAAAGCTTGAGAATCATTGGCAGGAAAAGATGGGACAACAGGAAGAAGAAATGCAGGAGAAATACACACAAATACTACAGGAGAAGTTACAGGAAGTGGAGGAGGTCAACCAGCAGCTTGGAACCACCATGGAAGAAAAAGAGCAAGTTGTGAAGGACTTGAAGGAAGAGTTGGTGATGAGACAGACCACTGTGCAGAAACTGCAGGCCGAACTGAAGGAAGCCGCAGTCAAGATGGAGAGTTTATCTCAAGCTGAGACAATGTTCAAAAAGCAAATGGAYGCGGTCGAGAGGAATCTAAACACTGCTCTTAATGAAAGGAACTCCTTCCAGGATCAGCTGAACAAGACTGAGAATAAGGCAAGAGAGAAGCTCAAGTCTCTGTCTGAGAGGTTTGTAGACACTGAGAAGCAGCTTCAAGCTCTTGAGGCTTCTAAGGGTAAGGAAGGGGAGGCAGTTCAGAGGAGYCTTGAACAACATTCTCTTCAACTAGAAGTCAAGGAAAACGAAATGCAGAAGCAGTTCGCTGGGATCAGCAAGGAATTAATGCGTTACTGCCGGGACATTGAGGCAAGTATCGAAGATGGTACGAAGGAGCTCTCTGAACGAGTCGAGAGCAGAGTGAGCGAGCTGAAAGACCGGGTTCTGGGTAATCAGAAGAAGATAGCACATCTTAAAAACGTTATCCTTACAAAGGTTGACAGGATACACACTTTGGAGAAGCAACTCCAGCAGAGTACAGAGGGGAAAAAGAACCTATGCAGTTCACTAGAGCAGATTACTTTTCAACTAAATGTACACAAAGATGATATCAAAGCCTTAACTGCTGAGAGGGAGTCTCTACAGAGGGAGGCTGAAAATCACTCCCAAGCGCTCTCAGAAAAAGTAATTTGCATCGAACAGCTCAGTGAGGAAAACCAAACAATCTCAGAGAATGTCAAAACAAATGTGGTGTATATCAGCAACTTGGAGAGTATCATAAACGACTTGAAGACCCAGTTAGCAGGTAGCCTTACGGGGAAGGATGAAGACATATCACTGCTTGATCAGCAgcacaaggaggagagagagaggcttgtttGCCGAATGGCGGAGACCATTGACAGactagagaaagagaagaaatatGCAGTGGAGCAGGCCGACGCCTTCAAGAACAACCTCACGGASTTCAAGAGGAAAGCAGAGTCCAAGTTCTCTCAGAACCACAATACTGTCAAGTCTCTGCAGACCAGACATGATGATATGGAGAAACAGATCTCTGAGAAGGACGAGGCCTTACAGAGGCTGATGGCCAGCATTGACAATCAGTCCATTAGCAAGTCAGAGATGGACCAAGTCTTGAGTAAAAAGGAGCAGAAAGTCAATGCCCTTACTTTGGAGGTGGAGAGCTGCAACAGCCGACTAATTGAGCTGAAAGATCAGTTGGTcctcaagacaaaggagagtGAGCAGCTAACTGCTGACCTGAAGCAGCAGCACAGTATCAGGGAGCGTGAGAAACGAGAGCTCACAGAGCGTCTACAACAGACTCAGGAGCAGTTCAGAACCCAGAATGGAACTCTAGTCCAGGTAACAGAGGAGAAATGGCagtccatggagagagagaaccaaactTTSAAAAAAGAGCTGGAGCGGCAGAGGGAAGKCTTTGACAAGATGAAGGCTGAGATTCTTGAGACAAATGATGAGAGCCTGAAGGTGGCTGAAGAGAAGTTGTCAAAYGACAATGCTGGGAAAGTGGCTGAGCTGAAGAAGAAAGCTGAGCAGAAAATCAGCCAGATTCGGAAACAGTTGACCTCACAACTCGAGGAGAAGGAAAAGACTGTCAAAGCCCTTCGGACACAGTTGGAAGAGACCAAGGTAGACAAAGCGACAGAAAAGCAGGGGGAGGAAACCCTGGAGGAGAAAGGAAAATCCCTCGAGGAAGCCATGGCCAAGATGAAGGAAGAACAGGAGAAACACATTGAGCAAATTCATAGTGATGAGAGACTGGAAAAAGAGAGCTCTTTACAGAGTTTGAAGGACATGTACGAGGAAAAGCTATCGTTGCTTCAGAAAGACATTTTGAACCAGGAGAAAGCCCTAGCCAAGTGTAAGGAAGAACAAGAAAAGCATCTTGAGCAGCTTCGGAATGACGAGAGACTTGCGAAAGAGAGCTTAAAGAACATGTACGAGGGAAAGTTATTGTCGTATCGGAGAGATGTTTCGAACCAGGAGCAGACCAAAGCAGATGAGACCGTCTCGAMGCTTAAAGTTGAGATGAAGCTcaaggaagtggaggaggagaaagtCAACCTTCTGGCTGAAATCAGCCGCCTCAAGGAAGATCTGCTTGAGAAGACTGCACTGATTGAACAGCAAAATACAGAATTGGCTCGCTTAGAAACACAGGGTCAGAATGCAGTGGAGGTCGTGGCGCATTGCACTGCAGAGCAAACCAAGAGTCTTACAGCAGACAAAGAGAACCYCTCTCTGACGCAGGAAGATGGGGATGCTGAATCTCTGTTGTCCATGCAGAATAAGCTTACGGAGGCGGTGCAGGAGAAGCAAAAGCTACAGAAATACCTGCGAACCCTGAGGAAGGAACACCAGCAAGACCTGGAGTATGTGAAGAAAGAGTTGACCCAAGAGAACGAGAAGAAAATCAT GCTTGAGGTTGAAGATCTGGAGATGAAGCACAACTCGTCCCTGAAGCAGCTGATGAGGGAGTTCAACACGCAGATGGCTTTGAAAGAACAGGAGCTGactgctgcagtgaaggagaccaTTG